In Polyangiaceae bacterium, a genomic segment contains:
- a CDS encoding TRAP transporter large permease: MPILLFVLVFALLGAPVFAVMAGTTELAWLLHPNENLRFVRFLAPDVLDDRFAGSPILVTVPLFTFVGYLMAESKTPHRLVRASTAFFGWLPGGLAIVCIFASAFFTTLTGGSAVTIVAIGALLYPALRERGYPEKYSLGLVMTGGSLGLLLPPSLPILVYSLVAGIDFTKAFKATLIPGFLVIALLSAHAMYVGIKAKIPRSKPDVKEMGASLWEIKWELLIPVIILGGLFTGVTAIDEVAAIAALYVFVIEVYVYKDLKLKDFPRIAKNSMALAGAILLIMAMAMALTNYIISEQIPAKLFAWVTSMGVTKPWHFLITLNVFLYIQGMFMDGFSSILVAVPLLIPFAAKFGISPFHLAMMFLLNLEIAYLSPPLGQNLFVASFRFNKPMVQLYRIAVPFILILVVGLVILMTTPKLSTVAVQGDIDKAKAESAKYNEPPREAWLMECVQEDRNNPKPCTEEDKAKWAAPKPADTGDGNPADDWDDDDDWGDDDSGDGAKSGDDDWDDDGDDADDDDDDDDDDSKGTPTESDAGAANAGDAAAKPADDDDDDDDDDDDDDDDDDDDDL, translated from the coding sequence ATGCCTATTCTACTCTTCGTCTTGGTCTTCGCGCTGCTCGGCGCACCAGTGTTCGCCGTTATGGCGGGCACCACCGAACTCGCGTGGCTGCTGCACCCGAATGAGAACCTGCGCTTCGTGCGCTTCCTCGCACCAGACGTTCTAGACGACCGCTTCGCAGGGTCGCCGATTCTGGTGACGGTGCCGCTCTTCACCTTCGTCGGCTACTTGATGGCCGAGAGCAAGACGCCGCATCGCCTGGTGCGTGCGTCGACCGCGTTCTTTGGTTGGCTACCCGGTGGGCTGGCCATCGTGTGTATCTTCGCCAGCGCCTTCTTCACGACGCTCACGGGTGGCTCCGCCGTTACCATCGTCGCGATCGGCGCCTTGCTGTACCCAGCCTTGCGCGAGCGAGGTTACCCGGAGAAGTACTCGCTCGGTTTGGTGATGACGGGCGGAAGCCTTGGGTTGCTCCTCCCCCCCTCCCTACCGATCCTCGTCTACTCCCTGGTCGCTGGCATCGACTTCACCAAGGCGTTCAAGGCCACGCTGATCCCCGGGTTCTTGGTCATTGCCCTGTTGAGCGCCCACGCGATGTACGTGGGTATCAAGGCGAAGATCCCGCGCTCCAAGCCAGATGTGAAGGAGATGGGCGCGTCCCTCTGGGAGATCAAGTGGGAGCTCTTGATCCCCGTGATCATCCTGGGTGGCTTGTTCACGGGCGTCACTGCGATCGATGAGGTCGCGGCCATCGCAGCGCTCTATGTGTTCGTCATCGAGGTCTACGTCTACAAGGACCTCAAGCTGAAGGACTTCCCGCGCATCGCCAAGAACTCGATGGCGCTCGCTGGAGCCATTCTGCTGATCATGGCGATGGCCATGGCGCTGACGAACTACATCATCAGCGAGCAAATCCCGGCGAAGCTCTTTGCCTGGGTTACCTCGATGGGTGTCACCAAGCCGTGGCACTTCCTCATCACATTGAACGTGTTCTTGTACATCCAAGGCATGTTCATGGACGGCTTCAGCAGCATCCTGGTGGCGGTGCCGCTCTTGATTCCGTTCGCGGCCAAGTTCGGCATCTCGCCTTTCCACCTGGCAATGATGTTCTTGCTGAACCTGGAGATCGCGTACCTGAGCCCCCCGCTCGGGCAGAACCTGTTCGTCGCGAGCTTCCGCTTCAACAAGCCGATGGTGCAGCTCTATCGCATCGCGGTTCCGTTCATTCTGATCTTGGTGGTTGGGCTGGTGATCCTGATGACCACGCCCAAGCTGTCGACGGTGGCCGTTCAAGGTGACATCGACAAGGCGAAGGCAGAGTCCGCCAAGTACAACGAACCTCCACGCGAAGCCTGGCTGATGGAGTGCGTCCAAGAGGATCGCAACAACCCGAAGCCATGCACTGAAGAGGACAAGGCGAAGTGGGCCGCGCCCAAGCCGGCGGATACGGGCGACGGGAATCCAGCTGATGACTGGGACGACGACGACGACTGGGGCGACGACGACTCAGGCGACGGCGCCAAGAGCGGCGACGACGACTGGGATGACGACGGCGACGACGCGGACGATGATGATGACGACGACGACGACGATTCCAAGGGAACGCCGACGGAGTCAGACGCTGGCGCAGCCAACGCTGGAGACGCCGCTGCCAAGCCCGCGGACGACGATGACGACGATGACGACGACGACGATGACGATGACGACGACGACGACGATGACGACCTCTAG
- a CDS encoding MATE family efflux transporter yields MLSQSVVNEIDNFFFGYLAEPERSNAQAALFPSLVLLWMFGGSLSAISVGTQAIAARRFAEGRYRKSGEVLVNSWMFSLVASVITTVIAYALTPTILKFALPSVEVREAAQSFLNWRLLGIASMVITFSFKAFFDGLGKTHVHMVSALVMNALNIFLCWVLIFGKLGVPHMGIEGAGLADALCTWVGLAIMVAWTLKAKYRVPFKPFAMSARSKALTWDILKLSIPSGIATIAVMLGFGLFSVIVGRLDAASAAQGGSANHNLAATSVIVSILKLTFTACLAFGTATATLVSQSMGEKKPDQAERYGWVSVRLGLMVFGVVGFLEGVVFPHQAIAFFNDSPEVMSAALVPMRMMGIITPLIACGMILTQALFGAGESVFVMIVELVLHFFCLVPLAWVLGITMGFGLVGIWSAAVVYVLMLTIIMALRFRSGRWKLRKI; encoded by the coding sequence ATGCTCAGCCAGAGCGTCGTCAACGAGATCGACAACTTCTTCTTTGGCTACCTGGCAGAGCCGGAGCGCTCGAACGCTCAAGCCGCGCTGTTTCCGTCTCTCGTCTTGCTCTGGATGTTTGGTGGATCGCTGAGCGCGATCTCCGTTGGCACTCAAGCCATCGCGGCTCGGCGCTTCGCTGAGGGGCGCTACCGCAAGTCGGGTGAGGTCCTCGTCAACAGCTGGATGTTCTCGTTGGTCGCCAGCGTGATCACCACGGTGATCGCCTACGCGCTGACCCCCACCATCCTGAAGTTTGCGCTGCCCTCGGTTGAAGTCCGGGAGGCTGCGCAGAGCTTCTTGAACTGGCGCTTGCTCGGCATCGCGTCGATGGTCATCACGTTCAGCTTCAAGGCTTTCTTCGACGGCCTCGGCAAGACCCACGTGCACATGGTCAGCGCGCTGGTGATGAACGCGCTCAACATCTTCCTGTGCTGGGTGCTCATCTTCGGGAAGCTCGGTGTCCCCCACATGGGCATCGAAGGCGCCGGTCTCGCCGACGCCCTCTGCACCTGGGTGGGCCTGGCGATCATGGTCGCGTGGACTCTGAAGGCGAAGTACCGCGTACCCTTCAAGCCGTTCGCGATGAGCGCCCGCAGCAAGGCGCTGACCTGGGACATCCTCAAGCTCAGTATTCCGAGCGGAATTGCCACCATCGCGGTGATGCTCGGCTTTGGTCTCTTCAGTGTGATCGTCGGCCGCTTGGATGCCGCGAGTGCGGCTCAGGGGGGGAGTGCGAACCACAACCTGGCTGCCACGTCGGTCATCGTCTCCATCCTCAAGCTCACCTTCACCGCGTGTCTGGCCTTCGGCACCGCGACCGCCACACTGGTCAGCCAGTCCATGGGCGAAAAGAAGCCCGATCAAGCAGAGCGCTACGGTTGGGTTTCAGTTCGTCTCGGCTTGATGGTGTTCGGCGTCGTTGGCTTCCTGGAAGGCGTGGTCTTCCCTCATCAGGCCATCGCGTTCTTCAACGACAGCCCTGAGGTGATGAGCGCGGCCCTCGTTCCGATGCGCATGATGGGCATCATCACGCCGCTGATTGCTTGCGGCATGATCCTGACCCAGGCGCTGTTCGGAGCGGGTGAATCGGTGTTCGTGATGATCGTGGAGCTGGTGCTCCACTTCTTCTGCCTCGTGCCTCTCGCATGGGTGCTCGGTATCACGATGGGCTTCGGCCTAGTTGGCATCTGGTCCGCAGCCGTCGTCTACGTGCTGATGCTCACCATCATCATGGCCCTGCGTTTCCGCTCGGGTCGATGGAAGCTGCGAAAGATCTGA
- a CDS encoding TRAP transporter small permease subunit: MAKKSRKKASGRRDETKAQGPKEATGKVTSGKESDPEETSDEVSGEANEEGDSDESDDESPDAALDSKSETDSKSQTTSKSQSDSGSEDDSTSEDDSEDEPSESQPPAKSAGGSGDGGGEEPKPAAWGRPLMRLDQFWTRFEMRLCALVLALEVFSLSLWVVLKGMSARADSGSNAGIVFRAVIGAVFLGSLGYWALKKQPMMVRRLVAIAGVAIGLFGAKAWANWGVEYSSNLLNWYQQASSLTLLGGLRGIGTRLTLLLALLGGSLATGAGKHITIDVVTRMVKPVVRKWMVLVGWVATAAICFVASWGFFDHVAIESFGAKNDDPAGKKISTSFEALGENFFIARKQLGLDFKTLPHVLKGENYSRYLSGKEWNEWLQDSGMAEHYGEEAIAGIRVPDDATRAPIVVIPGKGEPRGELISTANLVFPIGLFIISLRFILLTLLVLSGHRTTEPEEDATFASDQPSGGDPPPDPDPPGTKDEAPEDDEEKPSAADPDDSESNETSEEEASEAADSEGSEDDNADEDDDAKTSDAKASASKQEAA, encoded by the coding sequence ATGGCCAAAAAATCCCGAAAGAAAGCCTCCGGTCGTCGTGATGAAACCAAGGCCCAGGGCCCCAAGGAGGCGACTGGGAAGGTGACATCCGGCAAGGAATCAGACCCCGAGGAAACGAGTGACGAAGTTTCGGGCGAAGCGAACGAGGAAGGTGACTCCGACGAGAGCGACGACGAGTCGCCTGACGCCGCCCTAGACTCGAAGTCCGAGACCGACTCGAAGTCGCAGACCACCTCGAAGTCGCAGTCCGACTCGGGATCCGAGGACGACTCGACATCCGAGGATGACTCGGAGGACGAACCGAGCGAGTCGCAGCCTCCCGCAAAGTCCGCTGGCGGTTCCGGAGATGGTGGGGGTGAGGAGCCCAAGCCTGCCGCTTGGGGGCGCCCGCTGATGCGCCTAGACCAGTTCTGGACCCGCTTCGAGATGCGGTTGTGCGCCCTAGTGCTCGCGCTGGAGGTCTTCTCGCTGTCGCTGTGGGTCGTCTTGAAGGGCATGAGCGCCCGCGCCGACTCAGGCTCGAACGCCGGCATTGTTTTCCGCGCGGTAATCGGAGCGGTGTTCCTTGGGTCCCTCGGCTACTGGGCCCTGAAGAAGCAGCCGATGATGGTCAGGCGCTTGGTGGCCATCGCTGGCGTCGCCATCGGTCTGTTTGGAGCGAAGGCGTGGGCCAACTGGGGAGTCGAGTACAGCTCCAACCTCCTGAACTGGTACCAGCAGGCATCTAGCCTCACGCTGCTTGGCGGTCTACGCGGCATTGGCACACGCTTGACGCTACTGCTGGCGCTGCTCGGCGGCTCCCTCGCGACGGGAGCGGGCAAGCACATCACCATCGACGTGGTTACCCGCATGGTCAAACCCGTCGTACGCAAATGGATGGTGCTGGTCGGCTGGGTCGCCACCGCGGCAATCTGTTTCGTGGCGTCATGGGGTTTCTTCGATCACGTCGCCATCGAGTCATTCGGCGCGAAGAACGACGACCCCGCCGGCAAGAAGATCTCCACCAGCTTCGAGGCGCTCGGCGAGAACTTCTTCATCGCCCGCAAGCAGCTTGGGCTCGACTTCAAGACGCTGCCCCACGTGCTCAAGGGCGAGAACTACTCGAGGTACCTCTCCGGTAAGGAGTGGAACGAGTGGCTTCAAGACTCAGGCATGGCCGAGCACTATGGTGAGGAGGCGATCGCGGGCATTCGCGTACCTGATGACGCAACCCGCGCGCCGATCGTCGTCATCCCAGGCAAGGGGGAACCTCGTGGCGAGCTCATCAGTACGGCGAACCTCGTGTTCCCGATCGGCCTCTTCATCATCTCCTTGAGGTTCATCCTGCTCACTCTGCTCGTGCTGAGCGGGCATCGCACAACGGAGCCGGAAGAAGACGCGACCTTCGCCTCCGACCAGCCCAGCGGGGGTGACCCTCCACCAGATCCAGATCCCCCCGGAACCAAAGATGAGGCGCCGGAGGACGACGAAGAGAAGCCTTCAGCGGCAGACCCTGACGACTCGGAGAGCAACGAGACTAGCGAAGAGGAAGCTAGCGAAGCTGCCGACTCCGAAGGCTCCGAGGATGACAACGCGGACGAGGATGACGACGCAAAGACGTCCGACGCGAAGGCATCCGCCTCCAAGCAGGAGGCCGCCTGA
- a CDS encoding CTP synthase, giving the protein MSRRTKFVLVTGGVVSSIGKGLAAASIGALMEARGLRVTHMKLDPYINVDPGTMSPYQHGEVFVTDDGAETDLDLGHYERYTSARLSRASNLTTGRIYEAVISKERRGEYLGATVQVIPHITDEIKAGIKRASKDADICIIEIGGTVGDIESLPFLEAIRQLKVEEGNENAVSVHVTLVPHIATAGELKTKPTQHSVREMREIGIQPDILICRCDRPIARGLKEKIALFSNVKVDSVISAVDVGCIYELPLVLHAEGLDDQIAERLNIWSRSPDLAAWKRVAERFKKPGNGSVKIGIVGKYVHLKDSYKSLHESIVHGGLENDVSVQFEYIDSEQLEGANAASILVGLDAILVPGGFGDRGVEGKISAIRFARENGVPYFGICLGMQLAVIEFARNVASIENATSSEFEKDAKHAVIDLMPDQRGVTDKGGTMRLGAYPCEIKAGTKAAEAYGELKISERHRHRYEFNNEYREALEGKGLVLSGLSPDGRLVELVELPNHPYFVGCQFHPEFKSRPMSPHPLFSKFVAAAVARREEIKKAAQSDAKDAPEAGLN; this is encoded by the coding sequence GTGAGTCGGCGAACTAAGTTCGTCCTGGTCACCGGCGGTGTTGTCTCGTCGATCGGCAAAGGGTTAGCAGCAGCTTCGATTGGAGCCTTGATGGAAGCGCGCGGTTTGCGCGTCACCCACATGAAGCTCGACCCCTATATCAATGTCGATCCCGGGACGATGTCGCCGTACCAGCACGGAGAAGTCTTCGTAACTGATGACGGCGCAGAGACCGATCTCGATCTAGGTCACTACGAGCGCTACACGTCGGCGCGCCTTTCGCGCGCCTCAAACCTAACCACAGGACGCATCTACGAGGCGGTGATCTCGAAGGAGCGTCGCGGCGAGTACCTGGGCGCTACCGTCCAGGTGATTCCCCACATAACCGACGAAATCAAAGCAGGTATCAAGCGCGCCAGTAAGGACGCGGACATCTGCATCATCGAGATCGGCGGTACCGTGGGCGACATCGAGTCGCTGCCTTTCCTGGAAGCCATTCGCCAGCTGAAGGTGGAGGAAGGCAACGAGAACGCTGTCAGCGTTCACGTGACGCTCGTCCCCCATATCGCGACGGCAGGCGAACTGAAGACGAAGCCCACCCAACACTCCGTGCGGGAGATGCGGGAGATCGGCATTCAGCCGGATATCCTGATCTGTCGCTGCGATCGTCCGATCGCGCGCGGGTTGAAGGAGAAGATCGCGCTCTTCTCCAACGTGAAGGTGGACAGCGTCATCTCCGCGGTGGATGTCGGCTGCATCTACGAGTTGCCGCTGGTGCTGCACGCGGAGGGACTCGACGATCAAATCGCTGAGCGCCTCAACATCTGGTCACGGTCTCCGGACCTTGCCGCATGGAAACGCGTCGCGGAGCGCTTCAAGAAGCCTGGCAATGGCAGCGTGAAGATCGGCATCGTCGGCAAGTACGTCCACCTCAAGGACAGCTACAAGTCGCTTCACGAGTCCATCGTCCATGGTGGCCTCGAGAACGACGTGAGCGTGCAGTTCGAGTACATCGACTCGGAGCAGCTTGAGGGGGCAAACGCCGCCTCGATCCTGGTCGGCCTCGACGCGATCCTCGTGCCAGGTGGCTTCGGCGACCGCGGTGTGGAGGGTAAGATCTCGGCGATCCGCTTCGCCCGCGAGAACGGCGTGCCCTATTTCGGGATTTGCCTGGGCATGCAGCTCGCAGTGATCGAGTTTGCGCGCAACGTCGCGAGTATCGAAAACGCGACCAGCTCCGAGTTCGAGAAGGACGCGAAGCATGCCGTGATCGACCTGATGCCGGATCAGCGCGGAGTCACCGACAAGGGCGGCACGATGCGCCTTGGCGCGTATCCGTGTGAGATCAAGGCAGGGACGAAGGCAGCGGAAGCCTACGGCGAGCTGAAGATCAGCGAGCGTCACCGTCACCGCTACGAGTTCAACAACGAGTACCGTGAGGCGCTCGAAGGCAAGGGACTCGTACTGAGCGGATTGTCGCCGGATGGTCGCCTAGTCGAGCTCGTGGAGCTGCCGAATCACCCCTACTTCGTTGGGTGTCAGTTCCATCCTGAGTTCAAGAGCCGCCCCATGTCGCCCCATCCGTTGTTCTCGAAGTTCGTGGCCGCAGCGGTTGCTCGGCGTGAGGAAATCAAGAAAGCGGCACAGAGTGACGCGAAGGATGCTCCCGAAGCTGGTCTGAACTGA
- the dctP gene encoding TRAP transporter substrate-binding protein DctP, with protein MIRKLVALALGVACLIAVTAGSAQAATTVKCATLAPKASPWGKVFLKWSDIVKSKTDGGVEMEWLWNGTAGPEHAVVGKMKSGQIGCAAVTAVGLSSIDKSVLALQVPGTFKSWGDLDKARGKLAKKFKKNMKKEDFYVLGWGDVGKARVMSVGFAVKVPEDLKGKSPAAIKDDVIAPAIYEVIGGVTPKPGAVTDFLPMLQNKTINVMNTPALAAEQLQWASRLDHMNSAETAYAIGALVVTEKTLKDMPADQAKVMKRYGKKAAKRLTKNIRAADDAAFNRLKKKMTTHDPTAAEKEQWKGVFKKACQKLKTSLPGDVLSQIGAC; from the coding sequence ATGATCCGAAAGCTAGTCGCACTGGCGCTCGGTGTGGCTTGTTTGATCGCTGTCACAGCAGGCAGCGCGCAAGCCGCGACCACCGTCAAGTGCGCCACGTTGGCGCCCAAAGCCAGCCCATGGGGAAAGGTCTTCCTCAAGTGGTCTGACATCGTGAAGAGCAAGACCGACGGTGGCGTCGAGATGGAGTGGCTCTGGAACGGCACTGCCGGCCCCGAGCATGCCGTCGTTGGCAAGATGAAGTCGGGTCAGATCGGCTGTGCAGCGGTTACCGCCGTCGGCCTTTCCTCGATCGACAAGTCGGTGTTGGCCCTTCAGGTGCCCGGCACTTTCAAGAGCTGGGGTGACCTGGACAAGGCCCGCGGCAAGCTCGCCAAGAAGTTCAAGAAGAACATGAAGAAGGAAGACTTCTACGTGCTTGGCTGGGGCGACGTGGGTAAGGCGCGCGTGATGAGCGTTGGCTTTGCCGTCAAGGTTCCGGAAGACCTCAAGGGCAAGAGCCCCGCGGCCATCAAGGACGACGTCATTGCTCCCGCAATCTACGAGGTGATCGGCGGCGTGACGCCGAAGCCCGGCGCGGTGACGGACTTCCTGCCCATGCTGCAGAACAAGACCATCAACGTGATGAACACCCCGGCGCTGGCTGCTGAGCAGCTCCAGTGGGCCTCTCGTCTCGACCACATGAACTCCGCCGAGACCGCTTATGCAATCGGCGCGCTCGTGGTCACTGAGAAGACCCTCAAGGACATGCCCGCTGACCAAGCGAAGGTGATGAAGCGCTACGGCAAGAAGGCCGCGAAGCGTCTCACGAAGAACATCCGCGCGGCTGACGACGCGGCGTTCAACCGCCTCAAGAAGAAGATGACGACCCACGATCCCACGGCTGCCGAGAAGGAGCAGTGGAAGGGCGTCTTCAAGAAGGCCTGCCAGAAGCTGAAGACCTCGCTCCCCGGCGACGTGCTCAGCCAGATCGGCGCCTGCTGA
- a CDS encoding protein kinase yields the protein MAASNPAPNASKSQANSSRRGGTLGGSKAADSSFAQALAAQGLPRRYAHLTLLRQIARGGMGEVFLATAGGIEGAERPCVLKIIRRDHAGDRSFLARFLDEARIQAQLHHPGVAQILEAAKDDEGNPYVVVEHVEGRNLGEVRTRAIQLKLDIGWADAVAVAVTLSDALAHVHERTDADGKPLGIVHRDLSPQNVMVGYGGDVKLIDFGTARGENRRCQTVAGIVFAKPGYVAPEVANETPGGIPADIYAVGVILWELVAGRRFLQGDASEHLAQVAQGKRNPPPLAAEFGAPAELDGIIARMTAPDLGHRYASAKDAVTDLVRLLKKAPSMANGETSVRARIAHLMGRLYPAEPAKSRAEFARLVAVMRKAQSLPRALPASPTPALASAEQAPKSAPESASPPKKTAQAAPPKPQSKPVVAPEPVQDTSPQAHAAAPEPAAAAPEEDSSLLPGTRYRLVRRMAQSEMGEVFEAEHVDLKRSVALKVLPASKGSEAQLKRFSVEARSVANLRHENLVTLYDYGTTTDGRPFYAMELLDGENLSQLLEREGTIGWRQAVRIGIQACNALSCAHSAGVVHRDIKPGNLFLLRDGTVKLLDFGVAKLGAELVADGGALHLVGTPEYMAPEQVRGDVDERSDVYALGAVLYQLASGRLPHVASTTVALLDKKLRGQPESLRRRAPTRGFPAMFDKTVQKSLATEPEQRYQSADQLREALEDALQEPVKRQRRRRTIATGILAALGIAVAGGAIAGAQNPEMRARAMAMIGKKAPAEETPTATLEEAPLAEANAAEGAGDDQGEEVAAADEEGSEMGDQEDGDPTADDSAETETASADGKASDEEADTKDAKDEGGEAVAKADEDAVEADSPAEKSDDATAQLKGDADPVATPTAVAAAPAAMKASELSKDAAVNEQISQAQAMMNAGQRIKGFNMLRKLGKNNRKNTDVLKAWSEAAANMKAWGEAHRVARQWAEVDDSAEARIHLARMQRAVGKRDAAIKTLAELLKDKPDSTEAKQLLQMYGGKQAIALR from the coding sequence ATGGCAGCCTCGAACCCGGCACCTAATGCTTCGAAATCACAAGCAAACTCCTCGCGTCGCGGCGGAACCCTTGGAGGAAGCAAGGCGGCAGACAGCAGCTTCGCGCAGGCGCTGGCTGCTCAAGGGCTGCCCCGTCGTTACGCTCACCTCACGCTTCTGCGTCAGATCGCTCGAGGCGGGATGGGTGAGGTGTTCCTCGCCACCGCGGGCGGCATCGAAGGTGCCGAGCGGCCTTGTGTGCTGAAGATCATTCGCCGGGACCACGCCGGGGATCGCTCCTTCCTCGCGCGCTTTCTCGATGAGGCGCGGATTCAGGCGCAGCTCCACCACCCCGGGGTGGCGCAGATCCTGGAAGCCGCGAAAGACGACGAGGGCAACCCCTACGTCGTCGTCGAACACGTCGAAGGCCGCAACTTGGGTGAAGTCCGCACTCGGGCGATCCAGCTGAAGCTCGACATTGGCTGGGCTGACGCGGTCGCCGTGGCGGTCACCCTCTCAGACGCTCTGGCTCACGTTCACGAGCGCACCGACGCCGACGGCAAGCCCCTCGGGATCGTACACCGCGACCTGAGCCCGCAGAACGTGATGGTTGGCTATGGCGGCGACGTCAAACTCATCGACTTCGGTACCGCTCGCGGCGAGAACCGACGTTGCCAGACCGTTGCAGGCATTGTCTTCGCCAAACCGGGCTACGTCGCGCCGGAGGTTGCGAATGAAACTCCCGGGGGGATCCCTGCGGATATCTACGCCGTTGGCGTCATCCTCTGGGAGCTCGTCGCTGGCCGGCGTTTCCTGCAAGGGGACGCGAGTGAGCACCTGGCGCAGGTTGCTCAGGGCAAGCGCAACCCGCCGCCTCTGGCTGCCGAGTTCGGCGCGCCGGCGGAGCTGGATGGAATCATCGCGCGCATGACTGCGCCCGACCTCGGGCATCGTTACGCCTCGGCGAAGGATGCCGTTACGGATCTGGTGCGCCTGTTGAAAAAGGCGCCGAGTATGGCGAACGGCGAGACCAGCGTGCGCGCCCGCATCGCGCACTTGATGGGACGCCTTTACCCTGCGGAACCAGCAAAGAGCCGCGCGGAGTTCGCCCGCCTGGTAGCAGTGATGCGCAAGGCGCAGAGCCTGCCTCGTGCACTGCCAGCGTCGCCGACTCCCGCACTGGCCAGCGCCGAGCAGGCGCCGAAGAGCGCCCCCGAGAGCGCCTCTCCCCCAAAAAAGACCGCTCAGGCAGCCCCGCCGAAACCCCAGAGCAAGCCCGTCGTTGCCCCGGAGCCAGTGCAAGATACCTCCCCCCAAGCTCACGCGGCCGCTCCGGAGCCTGCTGCGGCAGCCCCTGAAGAAGACAGCTCGCTCTTGCCTGGCACTCGCTACCGCCTGGTGCGCCGCATGGCGCAGAGTGAAATGGGAGAGGTGTTCGAGGCGGAGCACGTTGATCTCAAGCGCAGCGTGGCGCTCAAGGTGTTGCCCGCCTCCAAGGGCTCCGAGGCTCAGCTCAAGCGTTTCTCCGTGGAAGCGCGCAGCGTCGCCAACCTGCGCCACGAGAACCTCGTGACCCTGTACGACTACGGCACCACCACTGACGGGCGACCCTTCTACGCAATGGAGCTGCTCGACGGTGAGAACCTGAGCCAGCTGCTCGAGCGAGAGGGAACCATCGGTTGGCGTCAGGCCGTGCGCATTGGCATTCAAGCTTGCAACGCGCTGTCTTGCGCGCACTCCGCTGGGGTAGTTCACCGGGATATCAAGCCCGGGAATCTCTTCCTGTTGCGTGACGGCACAGTCAAGCTGCTCGACTTTGGCGTCGCCAAGTTGGGCGCCGAGCTGGTCGCCGACGGCGGTGCTCTGCACCTAGTCGGAACTCCTGAATACATGGCACCAGAGCAGGTGCGCGGCGACGTCGATGAACGCAGTGACGTCTACGCGCTCGGGGCCGTGCTGTATCAACTCGCGAGCGGTCGCCTGCCGCACGTCGCTTCAACCACTGTCGCTTTGCTCGACAAGAAGCTCCGGGGTCAACCGGAGAGCCTGCGTCGACGAGCTCCAACCCGAGGTTTCCCCGCCATGTTCGACAAGACCGTTCAGAAGTCACTCGCTACCGAACCCGAGCAACGCTACCAGTCCGCCGACCAGCTTCGCGAAGCGCTAGAAGACGCGCTGCAAGAGCCGGTAAAGCGTCAGCGTCGTCGCCGGACCATTGCCACGGGGATCTTGGCCGCGCTTGGCATAGCCGTCGCGGGAGGAGCCATCGCGGGAGCTCAAAACCCCGAGATGCGTGCCCGCGCCATGGCGATGATCGGCAAGAAGGCGCCCGCTGAGGAGACACCTACCGCGACCTTGGAGGAGGCACCGCTCGCCGAGGCTAACGCCGCCGAGGGAGCAGGAGACGACCAGGGTGAGGAAGTCGCCGCCGCCGACGAGGAAGGCAGCGAAATGGGCGACCAGGAAGACGGCGACCCCACCGCGGATGACAGCGCTGAAACCGAGACGGCGTCGGCGGACGGCAAGGCCTCTGACGAGGAAGCCGACACGAAGGACGCCAAGGACGAGGGCGGCGAAGCGGTCGCTAAGGCAGACGAGGATGCGGTCGAAGCGGATTCCCCTGCGGAAAAGTCTGACGACGCCACTGCTCAGCTCAAGGGAGATGCGGACCCCGTCGCGACGCCCACCGCCGTCGCTGCCGCTCCCGCGGCGATGAAGGCCAGCGAGCTCTCGAAGGACGCCGCCGTCAACGAGCAGATCTCCCAGGCTCAGGCGATGATGAACGCCGGGCAGCGCATCAAGGGTTTCAACATGCTGCGCAAGCTCGGCAAGAACAATCGCAAGAACACCGACGTGCTCAAGGCCTGGAGCGAAGCGGCGGCGAACATGAAGGCGTGGGGCGAGGCGCACCGCGTGGCAAGGCAGTGGGCTGAGGTCGATGACAGCGCCGAGGCTCGCATCCACCTCGCGCGTATGCAGCGTGCCGTTGGCAAGCGCGATGCGGCGATCAAGACCCTCGCCGAGCTCCTCAAGGACAAGCCCGATTCCACGGAGGCGAAGCAGCTGCTTCAGATGTACGGTGGTAAGCAAGCGATCGCGCTGCGCTGA